The following are encoded together in the Halopiger aswanensis genome:
- the dnaK gene encoding molecular chaperone DnaK: MASNKILGIDLGTTNSAFAVMEGGDPEIIVNGEGERTTPSIVAFNDDERLVGKPAKNQAVQNPDRTIQSIKRHMGEDDYTVEIDDEEYTPEEISAMILQKIKRDAEEYLGDEVEKAVITVPAYFSDRQRQATKDAGEIAGFEVERIVNEPTAAAMAYGLDDESDQTVLVYDLGGGTFDVSILDLGGGVYEVVATNGDNDLGGDDWDEAIIDWLADNFEEEHDIDLRDDRQALQRLKDAAEEAKIELSSRKETEINLPFITATDDGPIHLEESLTRAKFESLTEDLIERTVEPTEQALEDAGYDKDDIDEVLLVGGSTRMPQVAEKVEDLTGQEPQKNVNPDEAVALGAAIQGGVLGGEVDDIVLLDVTPLSLGIEVKGGLFERLIEKNTTIPTEESKIFTTAADNQTTVQVRVFQGEREIAEENELLGEFHLTGIPPAPAGTPQIEVTFSIDENGIVNVSAEDKGSGESEEITIEGGAGLSDEEIDRLQEEAEKHAEEDEKKRQRIEARNAAEATIQRAEKLLEENDEQVDDDLRDDIEAAIDDLEATIDDDEADAEAIEEATEELSQELQEIGKQVYQQQAGAGAAGAGAGGAGGAAGGAAGAGPGGMGGGPNPGPEGGAGAAGADDEEYVDADFEDVDDEDDE; the protein is encoded by the coding sequence ATGGCGAGCAACAAGATTCTCGGTATCGACCTCGGGACGACGAACAGCGCGTTCGCGGTGATGGAAGGGGGCGATCCGGAAATCATCGTCAACGGCGAAGGCGAACGGACGACCCCCTCCATCGTCGCCTTTAACGACGACGAGCGACTCGTCGGCAAACCGGCGAAGAACCAGGCCGTCCAGAACCCCGACCGGACGATCCAGTCCATCAAGCGTCACATGGGGGAGGACGACTACACCGTCGAGATCGACGACGAGGAGTACACGCCCGAAGAGATCTCGGCGATGATCCTCCAGAAGATCAAGCGCGACGCCGAAGAGTATCTCGGCGACGAGGTCGAGAAGGCGGTCATCACGGTCCCCGCCTACTTCTCGGACCGACAGCGCCAGGCGACCAAGGACGCCGGCGAGATCGCCGGCTTCGAGGTCGAGCGCATCGTCAACGAGCCCACGGCCGCCGCGATGGCCTACGGCTTAGACGACGAGTCCGACCAGACCGTCCTCGTCTACGACCTCGGCGGGGGGACCTTCGACGTCTCCATTCTCGATCTCGGCGGCGGCGTCTACGAGGTCGTCGCGACCAACGGTGACAACGACCTCGGTGGCGACGACTGGGACGAAGCGATCATCGACTGGCTCGCCGACAACTTCGAGGAGGAACACGACATCGACCTCCGCGACGATCGCCAGGCCCTGCAGCGGCTGAAGGACGCCGCCGAGGAAGCCAAGATCGAACTCTCCTCGCGCAAGGAAACCGAGATCAACCTGCCGTTCATCACGGCGACGGACGACGGCCCGATCCACCTCGAGGAATCGCTCACTCGGGCCAAGTTCGAGTCGCTGACCGAGGATCTCATCGAGCGCACCGTCGAACCGACCGAGCAGGCGCTCGAGGACGCCGGCTACGACAAGGACGACATCGACGAAGTCCTGCTCGTCGGTGGCTCCACGCGAATGCCCCAGGTTGCGGAGAAAGTCGAGGACCTCACCGGGCAGGAGCCCCAGAAGAACGTCAACCCCGACGAGGCCGTCGCGCTGGGCGCGGCGATCCAGGGCGGCGTGCTGGGCGGCGAAGTCGACGACATCGTCCTGCTGGACGTCACGCCGCTCTCGCTGGGTATCGAGGTCAAGGGCGGCCTCTTCGAGCGGCTAATCGAGAAGAACACGACGATCCCGACCGAGGAATCCAAGATCTTCACCACCGCGGCGGACAACCAGACGACCGTCCAGGTGCGGGTCTTCCAGGGTGAACGCGAGATCGCCGAGGAGAACGAACTGCTCGGCGAGTTCCACCTGACCGGCATCCCGCCGGCGCCCGCGGGCACCCCGCAGATCGAGGTCACGTTCTCCATCGACGAGAACGGCATCGTCAACGTCTCCGCCGAGGACAAGGGCTCCGGCGAGAGCGAGGAGATCACCATCGAGGGCGGGGCCGGCCTCTCCGACGAGGAGATCGACCGCCTGCAGGAAGAAGCCGAGAAACACGCCGAAGAGGACGAGAAGAAGCGCCAGCGCATCGAGGCCCGCAACGCCGCCGAGGCCACGATCCAGCGCGCCGAGAAACTCCTCGAAGAGAACGACGAGCAGGTCGACGACGACCTGCGCGACGACATCGAGGCGGCCATCGACGACCTCGAGGCGACGATCGACGACGACGAGGCCGACGCCGAGGCGATTGAGGAGGCCACCGAGGAGCTGAGTCAGGAACTGCAGGAGATCGGCAAGCAGGTCTACCAGCAGCAGGCCGGTGCCGGTGCGGCGGGCGCCGGCGCTGGTGGCGCTGGCGGTGCTGCGGGCGGCGCGGCCGGTGCCGGCCCCGGCGGCATGGGCGGCGGCCCGAACCCCGGCCCCGAGGGCGGTGCCGGCGCAGCCGGTGCTGACGACGAGGAGTACGTCGACGCGGACTTCGAGGACGTGGACGACGAGGACGACGAGTAA
- the dnaJ gene encoding molecular chaperone DnaJ, whose protein sequence is MSEDFYDVLGVSPDASTEEIKKAYREKATEYHPDVSDDPDAEEKFKKIQKAKKVLTDEEKRQAYDRMGHDRYEQAEKHGFDASEGGAGAGGMGGGPFGGMGGGGMGGGLGDIFEQVFGGGGGRGRGRRRQRKGQDLRTDLEIDLEEAYEGAEKQFTIERPETCETCNGEGHPPDADARTCPECQGRGQKRQVQQTPLGRVQQTTTCRRCEGEGTLYSETCGDCGGDGYVRNEATLTVEVPAGIQDGQTLRMEREGAPSPEGGPKGDLLIDVTIREHEQFEREGDDLRYRLPISFPQATFGDTVEVPTLDGAAEFEIPDGTQSGETFRLEGKGMPRLRGRGQGDLYVQVQVVTPESLNEEQREALEAFAEAGGDEIDVKEGFFEKIKRAF, encoded by the coding sequence ATGAGCGAGGACTTTTACGACGTGCTCGGTGTGAGTCCGGACGCCTCCACCGAGGAGATCAAGAAGGCCTACCGGGAGAAGGCCACGGAATACCACCCGGACGTCAGCGACGACCCCGACGCTGAAGAGAAGTTCAAGAAGATCCAGAAGGCGAAGAAGGTGCTGACCGACGAGGAAAAGCGCCAGGCCTACGACCGGATGGGCCACGACCGCTACGAGCAGGCCGAGAAACACGGCTTCGACGCGAGCGAGGGCGGCGCCGGTGCCGGCGGCATGGGCGGTGGCCCGTTCGGCGGCATGGGCGGCGGCGGTATGGGCGGCGGTCTCGGCGACATCTTCGAGCAGGTTTTCGGCGGAGGCGGCGGCCGCGGCCGCGGACGACGCCGCCAGCGCAAGGGCCAGGACCTTCGAACGGATCTCGAGATCGACCTCGAGGAAGCCTACGAGGGCGCGGAGAAGCAGTTCACGATCGAGCGGCCCGAAACCTGCGAGACCTGTAACGGCGAGGGCCACCCGCCGGACGCGGACGCACGAACCTGCCCCGAGTGTCAGGGTCGCGGGCAGAAGCGCCAGGTCCAGCAGACGCCGCTCGGTCGGGTCCAGCAGACGACCACCTGTCGGCGCTGCGAGGGCGAGGGGACGCTCTACTCGGAGACCTGCGGCGACTGCGGCGGCGACGGCTACGTCCGCAACGAGGCGACGCTGACCGTCGAAGTGCCCGCGGGCATCCAGGACGGCCAGACGCTCCGGATGGAGCGCGAGGGTGCGCCGAGCCCCGAAGGCGGCCCGAAGGGCGATCTGCTGATCGACGTCACGATCCGCGAACACGAGCAGTTCGAGCGCGAGGGCGACGATCTGCGCTACCGGCTGCCGATCTCCTTCCCGCAGGCTACCTTCGGCGATACGGTCGAAGTCCCCACTCTCGACGGCGCGGCCGAGTTCGAAATCCCCGACGGCACCCAGAGCGGCGAGACCTTCCGCCTCGAGGGCAAGGGCATGCCGCGGCTGCGCGGCCGCGGGCAGGGCGACCTCTACGTGCAGGTCCAGGTCGTCACGCCCGAGAGTTTGAACGAGGAACAGCGCGAGGCGCTCGAGGCGTTCGCCGAAGCCGGCGGCGACGAGATCGACGTAAAGGAAGGCTTCTTCGAGAAGATCAAGCGAGCGTTCTGA
- a CDS encoding sensor domain-containing protein — protein MARQARTDDDGSVVGDVFGIVADRQSYKNLCYLILAAPLGMTYYTFVTMGLVIGALLSPVGVGLVVLFVTLLTVRLFAGFERWLATALLGVELEAEDGTDVASTRSRDRGIRARIESYLEAPSTWRGLGFLMVKFPLGVIAVVLLIPLLTALSLVTAPLQYPYAPELVTVNDEPITWSIETLPEAVLAVAVAVAIGVFLLHLSNAFAYVARQMATALLDDAGPEHGGGNSRPAASQSTP, from the coding sequence ATGGCGAGGCAAGCTCGCACGGACGACGATGGCTCCGTAGTCGGTGACGTCTTCGGAATCGTCGCCGACCGGCAGTCGTACAAGAATCTCTGTTACCTGATTCTCGCCGCGCCGCTCGGGATGACGTACTACACGTTCGTCACGATGGGGCTCGTAATCGGTGCACTACTCTCGCCGGTCGGGGTGGGGCTCGTCGTACTGTTCGTGACGCTGCTCACCGTTCGGCTCTTCGCCGGGTTCGAGCGGTGGCTCGCGACCGCGCTGCTCGGCGTCGAGTTGGAGGCCGAGGACGGTACCGACGTCGCGTCGACTCGGAGCCGAGACCGGGGAATCCGGGCGCGGATCGAGAGCTACCTCGAGGCGCCCTCGACCTGGCGCGGACTGGGCTTTCTCATGGTCAAGTTCCCGCTCGGCGTCATCGCGGTCGTCCTGTTGATTCCGCTGCTGACCGCGCTCTCGCTCGTGACCGCGCCGCTCCAGTATCCGTACGCGCCGGAGTTGGTGACCGTCAACGACGAGCCGATCACGTGGTCGATCGAGACGCTGCCGGAGGCCGTCCTCGCCGTCGCCGTTGCGGTGGCGATCGGCGTTTTCCTCCTCCACCTCTCGAACGCGTTCGCGTACGTCGCTCGGCAGATGGCGACGGCGCTGCTCGACGACGCGGGACCCGAACACGGCGGCGGTAACAGTCGACCCGCCGCGTCCCAATCGACGCCGTAG